tagGTTTGAGCcagaaaaacggaaatgaactaaaaaaaatgatacgaatttctaaaattcagggccaaattcgaaaatttcgaacaactttggaatttcttaatattttcagcaacgCACAACTCctaaagaagaagaagattcaTCTCAATTGATGTCACAAGAAGAATTCCGTATCACTTACGAATTGACCAAAAAGCTCATGGAAATGATGAagccaaaaactgaaattggaGTTCGATGGCAAGGAGATGAAGGGTCAATTCTTTTGTTCTTATCACATGATAATGGAGCAGAAGAGAATGTCTTCTTTCCGGTGGTTGTCATGAATCGTGATGAGGTAAGTAATATAATTTCTGGAAGCCCGAAAGACTGAAAGCAGAAAACAATCAACAattatttcctaaaaatttataattttcagaaatccctAATCACTGCGTTAGAAGGATTCACTGGCAAACGTTGCGAAGGAAAACTTGCTCTGTGTTACTCACAGAGGGTTAATGTGCTTGTACATGAAGCGGTAAGCGAATCAATTTTCTAAGACTAGACATGAGCCCTGGTAGAGTTTTGCTACGTGGCGGTGAATATGAGAAAACTCTTccacttttcgaaatttagcATTGATTATTTGTATTTGTTGTAGGGGAAGCTCGAAGACCTGTGGGAAAGCTCgaagattttttcgaaagtttggcagtttgtcaaatttatcctacaaaaaatctaaatcaagtcatttttttctaaGCATTTCTGAACCTTTCAGCTAATCAGCAATTGGACACACGGAAAACTATTTCTCGTCAACACTGATGCACCGGCTCTCTGGCGTCTAACGCCCGTCGACGCTTTCGGCGAGCCTTTAAACCATGTCTAAGTGATCATTATTCAATTAATCGATAGTTTGGAGTCATGAAATTATAACTTGACCGACTGCAACGTTTCGCTGCACGCTACATTTTATTAGTTGTCATGAACCTATAATATCGAGCTCCCGGAGCAATCATATAATtacaaattgtaaatttttttttaaatttattccaGCCATTTTCCCCTCTCAATACCTCTCCCTTATCTTGTCTCTATAATCTTGTCtgtttctcaacaaaaaagctCGTCGTCAGGTCCCCCATTTCCGGATCTCATTgtgaacttttcagaaaagttcgcaaattttcatattccTTGTCAATTCCAATCTCTATGTCTCCCTTTTATTGTGCTCTTTCCCCCTTATAAAATTACGGAAACCACCCTCTCCAACTCAGGAAAAAACCCCCTTTATATGCTCCTTTTCTTTTGATAAAATGATATCGTTCAACTAACAATTATCCCCTGATCACTTACATCAATAAATTGTTtctatgaaataaaaatatatataaagtGGACAATTGAACATGAATAAGTAAAAAATGTTGCTATAATGTCACCATTGTGTTCTAGCATTAGTATGTCTAAGtccatgaaaaattgagtacCTAATCGTAGCAAAGAGATGAGAAATAACCAATTTTGTCATCAAGTTCcgaattcatcaaaaaatatcacaaaagaGCTCCAACATGCTCCAACAAATACTCATCAAATTTCGTGACATTTTTGTCGAGTTAGAATCTTCAAGAGCCGAATTAATAGATGTTGCTCCTCTAGTAAAAGTGAGTGTTTGTGTTTTATATGACaaaattagtgtttttttaattttgaaaactattctTACAGCTTGTCGATAAACTCGGAACACGGATGTTCAATTGTTAACTTTTCAGACTGGCGGTCCGCATAATTATGGGCCACCCTGTAGTAAGGGTCGGTCTAGACTCCAATTATacattatcaaaaatatgtagaaagAACATGACGCTCATACAATTGTGGCTGTTACATTGACGATTACATCAAAAACGTTGCTAGGAAACaaattgaaacgttttttatcTTAAACAATAGAAAACATGTTAGCTAAATATCTGATCGAGACATAATTATTGCTTTAAGTGTgcgaaaatcaagttttactTGTCAAGATTGTTTTGACCATCTTGCAATTGTTCTTTAGAGATATGAGAGAAATAGTGCAGTTGTAAATTCGATCATTGCAACTGCAACAATcattatcaaaattgaatagtgttgatatcaaaatacattgaagatccttgaaaattgaagattacACAGATGTAAGTCATTGATAAAAACTGCTTGGTTTGAAACAATGATTCAAGACTGATGATAGAAATTATTCcgagaatttcagaaaaaggtATGGCCGGAGAGTACCTTGACAGTAAGTTCGTGACTCAACTAATCGCTCAAAGCTCTATTTCAATTCCTTGGACCATTGCTTGaaccttctgaaaataatatttgtggAGGTCAAACCGTACTGAATCATCGTATTCAATCGAGTTGTCAGCATAAGATCTGATACTTGTCTTAGTTTGAGAAGAATGAAAGAATTCATACAAACTTGCACACTCTCGCACGCGCAAAGCTTTTCAATTAACTTCAAACCTACGAAGTACGCACAAAAATGTTATCCTGTAAGCCTTCACGGTGACCTACGGCTGCTGGGAAGGCAGTCATGAGACAGGCACGTACGTCTGAATAGTTGATTTGACATGGAAGCTTATGTCGGTTTCTGTTTTCGTCAGAATGATCAGTTTCGATTTTAACACTTTGcttttacacttttttctctttcatttCCAGCTtctaattcgaaaaaatattttattatcgTTTGGGTGAACGTgttttcgctatttttcttgttgggtctcgccacgatctctATCATTTTAGCTTCTAAATAAACTTCAGAAAATCGTACATTTAATGTGGGAATTAAGATTTATCGGGATTTCACACTCTAAAAAGACAGAAATAGCAGTGAGATCCTGGTTTTACccgcaattaaaaaaaaggcatTATTCATCAAAACCtatggaaattttcgaaaaacgtcatcgaaaaaataatttcgaaatgttCTGAAtctatgaatattttaaatcattaaaaaaaaaattccacgtAGTTAGTAAAACCTTTTTGAAAGGTAAACTTACGCAGTCTGTGACAAAATTACTTCATTTTTCGCTTAACTTTATCAATAATACAATGGAAAATGAAAGGAGTCGCTTTAAAGCTGGTCCCTCGGGTTAATGCGACATCAAAAAATGGATGCCTTAAGGAGGTGGACAATGCAACGAAAATCAATTCAATATGTGAAAGTGCTCCGAACACAGCAAAGCTTCTGCACTCTTGCATCTTCCCGAAGATCCCAACAACTGTCTGTTCACAATATTCATTATCGCCACATAAGACTCATTTCGCGATGTTTATGGAAATGTGTGGAAGTGAGCTGACTGGAAGAATCAAGTTTAAATCAGACGAACAAGTCAAAAGTGTAATATgccaaatcatttttttcttggtcGCTGCTCGAAAGAAGAGTGGATACTCGCACAATGACTTCCacaaaagaaacattttaattaaTGATACGAGAAAGGAGACAATTTGTTACAAAGTCGAAGGCACGGAGTATGTTTTGAAGACGAGTGGAGTTTGGGTAACTGTTATCGATTACGAGGGAAACACGTTCGATGgttagttaatttttaaggCTAATCTATTTAGATTCAGAACTTACATTGTCTAATTCAGATGAAGGTAACCGAGCAGATTTCCTCCGTCTGGATGGAATCTTCAATGATCTGAAGATGCAAATGAAGGGAAAAGACGGAAAGCATGTATGTATAAAGTCGAATTGAATagttaaaagtttaaatttccgTTTGCGAAGACGGTTCTGGATCGAATCAAGGAATCGTGTGACATCGAGgatttatggaaaaatcaagaattcaTCCATACCTTTCTTTTGTAATAAAGCGCAAAATTGACTGGAAATGTCCTCATGCtcatataataataataataataataatttattacgctcgCTGGGAGACGTGAAGGAATACAGAATACAAAACTTATCATTGTTCGCTTGAACTAGAATTGGTGCAGTCGGGCAATTGTTTCCATTCCATTAGAATGTTGTCCTTGTCCTTGCGTTGTTTTTGCGCAGACTCCCCCATAGTGGGCGAGCGATTCCCgagtgaaaataatcacggaatATACATCAAACTAACCTGAAATTAATTCTATTTATATATGTAAAACaataaaagatttttgagcgaaatattttgaattaatttaaaaattccatcaGAAATTGTATCTATTTTCATCAACTTGCAGTTAAATTCCATATAAAAGTCACAATCTTGGGCATCTCCTTTGTCTtccaactacagtaatccggaaaatttcgatttttaaaaagtaaaaacgcGTGGACCCTCCTTATTGTGAATGGTACTCCTCGAGGAAAAGTGGCGATTCGGAACGAACGACGAtgaatttcgagatttttcagcttgaaattttccgatattATTGTTTGATTCATTTGAATATATGACAAATATTTTCCATAACGAGATTTTCTACCTGTTTCAAGCATAAttcacatttgaaaatataattgttcAATTTATCGCATTTTAAGCTTTCATTTGAACCCATCTCGGCTATATTCCgttttatgcaaattttcaggGTCTCATCACGAAAACTCtctggggttactgtagttttcggaGAGGTTTTACAGGaggcaaaattttaattaaaccCAGTCAATAGGAAGTTCAATCAAAGCTCagaattcaagaaattcaaaaatgttttttatcagCTCGTGTCTTTAAACTACAGAGGCCCTTATCCTCAAAAATCAATCTATTCTAATCAAGCATTTGAGAagtttttggtcaattttcttGGATATCCTCCCCACGTACTTAGGAAAAATCCatttatcaataaatttttactatGAAATGaggaagaaaacaaagaaaaattgaaaaagaacaagaacaacaaaattcaaacagtAGTAAATGGAATAacaaaagaacaatttttgtaataactgaaaaatttagaacttgGTCTTTCTCTTTCTTCCGGAATACTTCGACTCGTGTCTGACGTCGCGTCCCTGCTTAATCTGTCGTTGACGTTTCGCCTCAATCCATGCTTTCGATCCTTTCGCgactttctcatttttacGAGAGTTCCAcacaaatctgaaattatatatgaaaaatctataatacgctttgattttttgagttcaagATACAAGATTCAAGATTCattagttatttttcaaataaatccgAATTCTCACCTTCTTCCAGCATTATCAATCTGTGTTCTGCTTTCTTCTCCATCTTCAGTCAATGCTTGTGGAAGTTGAACCACTCCTCCAGTCATCAAAACCAAATAAACTTTCTTCCGTTTGGCGGCTTCAGGAAAATCAACAACAAGTCCTCCATTGAATCCTGCTTTATGAGCTTGACCCATAATCAGATCGCATTGCTCATCGTTTTCCGGGTAGAATTGGAAAACTGCTCGTGATCCACGCCCAAGGCATCCATAGAgtgattgaaaaaagaagagaagacGTTTACGTGGATTCTCATCTGAAGCATTTGCATGGCATAACCATTGAATGGCTGAgatactgaaaatatttaaggTTGGGTACATAGAAAACTGTAATAAATTACCTAATTGCACCATCAAAACTTCCAGGCCTGAATGGCATTCCTAGTCCCATATCTTGATGAATGAAATCTCCAGATTCAAGGTCTTCATCTTGACGAGCAATTTCTGTAAAAGAGACGAAacatttacatttttccaggTAATCTTACCTAACATTGGTCTGGAAACGTCAACGCCAACAAACATGTGACCAGCATCAAGTATAACTTCAGAACTCATTCCGGTACCGCAACCTGaagaatttttgttgaaaatcaagCGTTATTATCCAGATGCCAACTTTTGCTTCAAGAATAGGGTCCGACGAATTTCCCCAAATTCAGAATgaatgtgcgcctttaaagagtactgtagttgtgAAACCTTTGTCATTGCGGAATTTGCAAaggtcaaaaaaaatttttagtttcttcaaagtttgatctgtttttatatttttcttgcaATAAACTTAAAAGAAACGAATGAAAACTTCGGAAAAAAACGCGGAgttggaaactacagtactctttaagaAAACTTTCCTTACCAATATCTAGCAAAAATCCAGATTTCCCTTCTGGAAGTGCCAATAGCTCTAGTGCTCTTTCAGCCATTTCATGTTGAATTGCAGTGATGTGGGAGTTTGATGCATATTTTGCTGCTTCGGTTTCATTGTagtactgaaaaattgaaaatagagaTGGTTTTTgctgtaaataattttttatattcaattaacaaaataaaccagagtaaaaaaatcaataattatcgatgttgaaattttccgagacAATTTTAAGGTAGAAGATGAGAATACTCATTataatgtatattttttgagaaaaacgaaCCAAATCCGGCGGTCCAGTGTGCTCTGGTTTCACTTTGAACGAAGccattttgactgaaaatcagaagttcaaattaatattttttctatttttacaattattatTAAGAAATATAAGAAATTGTTATAAGACAATTgatataaaaagaaaaatacgtTTACTTTAacataaattcaatttattggATCGTATGGGATAGAAAtcttgaataaataaataaaaattctatttaCATCTACAGTATCGACGAGTGAAGTCTACTAAAAGcatcaaaaacaaaagtttctGGCAAGTCAGggtttttggaggaaaataCAAATCATAAGGTACATAAGTCTGAAATTCGTTGATGGGAAAATATCATCACTGATAATTGTTAAAGCTCATGCTGTGTAAAGATTCGGAAACTGAAGTGCTTGATGACGAATGACAATATTGTTGAAGGAAAAGTGAAGGGAACCAGTATTGTGTTGTATCGGATGCCTGTTCATCTGTCCATGCGAGTCCTTCCTTCACAAGATGTTCCAAGGCAGAGCTTGCGCGGGCTTCGtcccatctgaaaaattaactaattaaataacaaactaaaaaattaacaacttTTGGATAATAGACCTACCTCAATTTATCAATAATCAATTCCTTTGTAACGTAAGCAGCATCTTCTGCAAGTTGAAGAACTCTTGAATGATCCATACTCAATTCTCCTGGAACCGACTGAACCAGAAAACGACCACCACCGAGAGGAACCAATTCAAATCCGTTTCCAAGTACTTTCAATTTATCTACGGCACGAAGAATATCATCTCtgaaaacatacatttttaattgatttcataaatattattaCGTTGAAATGGTATCTTTACGAGTTCTTGATCGTGTTCTCATTAATCGATTACGAATTTCTTCAACTGTCATGATGCCTCCATTTATGTGTGTTGTAGAAAGACAAATctgagaataaaaataattatttcactACATAATAATCAGACATTTTTTACCTcaacaatttgaattcccaGCTCGTAATAAAAGTCTCCGAAACCAAGCGCTTTCGCCCAGAATCCTTTACTCgctgaaaacaattaatttgaaatactctgttaaaatgatgaaaatataCATGCTAACGGATCAACTCCAACACTAGCAcacatttcttgaaaatgacGACGAAATTGAGAGTTCTTCTTGATTTCATCTCGATGTCGTTGCGCAAACATTTCCAGTCtgtaaaaattgcagtttgaCACTAAATGTccgattaaaaaaaccaacccAGCCGAAAGTTGCTCTAACTGTTGCGAGAATTGTACCAGTTGCTCTCCAGCCATTTGATCTCCCTTTGCGGCAAActgaaaaataggaatttgGGGTTTTTCAGTCAGTTAGCTGACCTTATTGGCAGTTTCCTGCTTTTTCTGAA
The nucleotide sequence above comes from Caenorhabditis elegans chromosome III. Encoded proteins:
- the C26E6.1 gene encoding Protein kinase domain-containing protein (Confirmed by transcript evidence) encodes the protein MKGVALKLVPRVNATSKNGCLKEVDNATKINSICESAPNTAKLLHSCIFPKIPTTVCSQYSLSPHKTHFAMFMEMCGSELTGRIKFKSDEQVKSVICQIIFFLVAARKKSGYSHNDFHKRNILINDTRKETICYKVEGTEYVLKTSGVWVTVIDYEGNTFDDEGNRADFLRLDGIFNDLKMQMKGKDGKHVCIKSN
- the C27F2.4 gene encoding Methyltransferase BUD23 (Confirmed by transcript evidence) — translated: MASFKVKPEHTGPPDLYYNETEAAKYASNSHITAIQHEMAERALELLALPEGKSGFLLDIGCGTGMSSEVILDAGHMFVGVDVSRPMLEIARQDEDLESGDFIHQDMGLGMPFRPGSFDGAISISAIQWLCHANASDENPRKRLLFFFQSLYGCLGRGSRAVFQFYPENDEQCDLIMGQAHKAGFNGGLVVDFPEAAKRKKVYLVLMTGGVVQLPQALTEDGEESRTQIDNAGRRFVWNSRKNEKVAKGSKAWIEAKRQRQIKQGRDVRHESKYSGRKRKTKF
- the vps-22 gene encoding Vacuolar-sorting protein SNF8 (Confirmed by transcript evidence), which codes for MATRRRIGVAAIQKKQETANKFAAKGDQMAGEQLVQFSQQLEQLSAGLEMFAQRHRDEIKKNSQFRRHFQEMCASVGVDPLASSKGFWAKALGFGDFYYELGIQIVEICLSTTHINGGIMTVEEIRNRLMRTRSRTRKDTISTDDILRAVDKLKVLGNGFELVPLGGGRFLVQSVPGELSMDHSRVLQLAEDAAYVTKELIIDKLRWDEARASSALEHLVKEGLAWTDEQASDTTQYWFPSLFLQQYCHSSSSTSVSESLHSMSFNNYQ